Genomic window (Drosophila ananassae strain 14024-0371.13 chromosome 3L, ASM1763931v2, whole genome shotgun sequence):
TGGGTGTGTGGCTTTGTCGAGCTGCCCGCCGATTGCTCCAGCTGCTTTGCCACCTCGGCTCTAACGGCTTCCAGCAACTTGGCGGTACTGTCGGCCGGATATTTGCTGCGGAAGTCCGCGAGAAAGGCATTGAACTCTGGCAACTGGATCTCCAGTGTGCAGTTAAGAGCGTCCAACTGAAAGCTGGCCACCTGACTACCATCCTGTTGGTGGAATCTTAGCTTAGTGCCCAGTCCCACGACGGCGGCGAGGGCAGGACGATGGTAGACCACAGCGTGCTCGCCATGCAGGATAACCTTGCCCGGAGAGTGGACCTGGAACTTGAGCATTTCGGTTCTATTGTCAGCGGTGTGGTGCTAGATGGGGTGGCTTTATCGCTTTATCAGTAATTTGAAATTGTAATGCGTGGAGAGCACAAAAGCCGTTTGGTTTTTGACCTCAAGTACTTAAacttttattgttattttttatgtaacgTATGCATTTAGCGGTTAATTTGCGTATTTTATTTGGTAACTCCCGAGATGCGGTGCCTCCTAGTGTGTATTGTGCTTTCCCTTTCACTTTCTTTGTGTGACTGaatgttttctgttttttcgGTTCGCGGCTGGTTTCTTCAAGCAAGAAATCTCTCAACTACCAACAAACGACAACAGGTTACGGCTCACGGATGGTGTTTGCTTGGTCGTTGCTTTCGTTGTATGTAGTCTTGGTGGTGTTTCgatgttgttgttattattctTCTGGTTCCTCCTGTGGCTTAACTTTCTCCCACTCTTCGGGCGTGTAGGTTTTTTGCGAAAACGCGTGAATCTCTTTCAATTCCTCGGCCAGCGCTTTGTTGACTAATCGGTGTTTCTCTAGCAGACTTTTCCCAACGAACTGCTCTGACACGATGGTTGCACTGAATTTAGCCCCACAGCCGTCGGATTCGTCTTCAACATTTACGTATTGGGTATTCAGTTGTTCCTTAAGCTTATGCACCAAAGTCATTGCGTTAAATTGACtcattttgaaaatatttgaaaaacaGGCGTGCGTTGAAAGTGTGGCTGTTTGAAATATCGATTGGTTGAAATTTTGTAGTATGACCGTCCTTGCCCCCTGCTCCACTCTGGTCACACGGCATGAAATGATTTTATCGAATTTATTGAcataaaatcataaatttttaagaCCAAGCCTTCTTTACCTTATGTATTACTATTTTCtgtttcataaaaaaaggtttttaaagataaatatTGTTGGCATAAGCACAGCCACATTTAAAGTTTCGATAACACCAGCTGCTTTCCCGCCACCAAAAGTACTGCAGCCAACTTCACGCGTTAATCGTTTATGCTGCCGATAGCACGCGCAGTTT
Coding sequences:
- the LOC6502515 gene encoding bolA-like protein 2, whose amino-acid sequence is MSQFNAMTLVHKLKEQLNTQYVNVEDESDGCGAKFSATIVSEQFVGKSLLEKHRLVNKALAEELKEIHAFSQKTYTPEEWEKVKPQEEPEE